The Porites lutea chromosome 7, jaPorLute2.1, whole genome shotgun sequence genome includes the window TCTCATTGGTACCCCCCTTAATCCCcttattgattattttctaatgacaaaaaactttgatgcactgatttttttgtgttcATCCTGCAGGCCTACGATTGGTACAGAACACAAACCAGAGTATTGTAATGAATCATGGCCCTTCAGTAAATCAGTGATTCAGGTGACCTAACATTTCTACCTTATTATAAGAAATTAACACTTCATGAAATAAacacaaatttcaaaaatttgcattaatttttgtaaatgtGTATTTCTGTGCAATTGATCAAATGGAGCGGTGATTACAGCAaccttaatttccattcctCTGGCCCCAAATTCTCGATACGCTTCTGACATTCTTGATGcctaagaaagaaaaacatttttttcagggTGTAGATGATCTGCAAGAAACAGTTCTTCACTTCTTCACTTGACCCCTTTGTACATTTAGGGAAAGAACCACAAAGAAAGTTCCCATTTTGGATTATACAGtcttttacctttgttcctattgtcttgaaaaattttgcttttttttgggtGTCACATTAATTGCCTTCATTTTGAAATCTTACTACCTCTTTCATATTAATGTCAGTTACAGTGAAACCCGTATTGAGCGGACACCGTGgtaagcagacaccctctattaaacGGACAGTAGcagaagtccccaaatttatttcccttatttactttacatgaaacctttattaagcggacacctatattaagcggacgcggacacctaaaaagtacctgaaatagtcatttctattgtttccaacctgtattaaacggacacttgtaattaaattccaccacgtaacatgccagacaccagaaatgcaaaagattGTCACCCACACATTGTTcgatttttacttaaaaaacttgacttgacgaacttatttgattagtttcaaaGTACAGTATGGTTTTctatgttgttttgtttctttagagcttgtttcactaatctgatttcttcaaatttgagttgcagtctatgtttatggtactatgatcaattagactgcttgcagtcaacctttttctcttaaaatccctcttgttcttatctcatccagcgcgattgcaatcCACGACGTTATTATTACAGAGATGAGACGAGACGAACAAAAacaagagactgctcgcagtctatgatcaattggttcactttaataaagaaattatgcaaatgtatatTGTCAAAGTCTCTAGGAGTATTCTAAATGTTttcactgttcatttgaatggcatttgacatcTCAGATGATtttatctatcgaaacctgtattaggcggacaccctgtattaagtggacactacagcattccccatgggtgtctgcttaatacaggttttacTGTATTCAAAAGTTGTTATCCATCAACTTTGCATTATTTTAAGTCAcattaatttccaataccttaatttcatggagcatTGATTTCCCATAATAAGGTATacactttttattattttttcttcttcattttttttcctttgctattTTATACCCTTGTCATCTAGAGGGACAAGCTACTTCTTTGTTgatatttcctttaaaataaGTTAAGCATGGGACTGTGCAGTGTTTGTTACAGGTGaagtattattaaaattaataataatgataagaataatattataataacttttttgtgaaaattttgcatttttcaggaTTTGTTGCCGAAACTTGAACGTCAATGGCCAACTCTTGAATCAGGTCAAGAAAATGCAGAATTTTGGTATGAAATTTTAGACATGGATTGGCAGTTAATAATTTGTTCAATCTGGACAGTTTTCAGTGTTTCAGCTGAATTCTTTCTAATAAATTACTTGTCTTGTTAGTCAGTTTATGCCTTGTCCTAGTCAGACAATATGTCATTTGTAAATGCTTTGTTTGTAGTGAAAATGCTTTCGGCGACTCTGAATACTTACATGCACCCCACTGTAGTAATAATTATGATTAAAACAGACAATCCAAATAGAACAAGTTAACAGATTTAAGAGATACCCAACATGGAGATTCTCTCTTTGTATTACACCCCATCCCCACACACCACCACAAAAGAAATCAATGATTAAACCTCCCCCACCCCTCTGATAAACACAAATTGGCCCAGTCCCAAGTTCATCTGGCCTGCAATGATATTTTCTTGATTAAATGCCGCCCTCCGTTGAACACTACACCAATGCTTTTTTTCAAGgaattgaacaaagaatcgcTACATCTTGGTAATCTACACCACCCAGACAATTACGATTCCTTTTCAGCAAATAACTTAGAACATATTTCTGTTTCACATAACATTTACAAATAATTTACTGAATGATTTAGTGATGTAAGAAATGTGATTTGAAATAAACGCTGCATTGGACAGATTGGAAATGGGGAAAATCTAATAATCGCCGCAGCGTTTAATCAAGTAAATACAGTCTTTATAGTTAGCATACCAAGTGCTAATccttcttttttgcaaaaactTAATCAACAGatgaattattaaaaaaaagtgaaataaataagtttttGGTCAGTTTATTAGCTACACTTACCCCGTAAAAGGGAATCTGGATTGTGGAATccgagaaatttttgcttgtagaaTCCGTAATCCTGGggttggaatccggaatccaagttccactgtcaaaggctggaatccagtacctggaatctggaatccacggtGTGTAATCTAGAGTCCAAGacttggattcccttacttgGGGTAGTACACTTGTCCCGCTGGTCATATTCTTATAGATATTGTCcgtaattttttctttctttttttttttttcgtcacaAAGGAAACATGAATGGGACAAACATGGAACTTGCAGTaccaatatttcttttttgaactCAGAGCACAAGTACTTTACAACAACGCTGTCACTGAACGTCAAGTATGACCTATACAGGTAAGGTGTGGAACCATCATACACACTAATGACGTAAGCATGAAAGGGCGAGACCTAAGGGCCACAACGCAATTAAATAGTATAAAAGGGCAAAAGTGCACCCTACAACAACTACAAAACATAGTTCTCACAAATACTGCGCTGCTGCGCTTTGGAATAATCGTTCCGATAATAGCAAAGACTGGACGTTTCATGTGTTTCCGAAGAATCCTTGCCGAAGGTTATTTTCTCCACTATCCACCGCGCACGTTCATTTACTATAATTGCTCCAGGAATGTCTTGTGAGGTGAATTTTAAATCACAAATCGCTCTTGTTTTCGTCACCTTAGTtacttttttaaagtttgcgGGAAATCTTGTGGCCATCAGGCCTCGCATTCATGCTTACGTCTTAAGTGTGTATTCAGTGAGTTGACATGATTGAGGGAattggggagagggggagaACGAATTAAGATTGAGATactggatcattatacgtttctgggaaactgcctacctacccctccccaaagccaacattttgccccaagtgagaagtaagcgTTAATGTTGGCTtcggggaagggtaggtgggcagtttcccagaaacgtgttACTGAAGGTATCCAAGTTCTTCGTGGGTCTATGTCCTCCTTAAATCTCTCCATTGGTaaatttcatgtcgtagtcgtgcagcggACATCAAGGAAATGTACCATGCACCAAATGTGTGATACACGTGCACGTGCGCAATCTTTGTTGATCCTCGCTGCATCATGGGATACCTAAATAATCCCCCAGTGTGCAGGGCTGTTGTTTTGATAATGAAacccatttttttcttttttgcggCTTTCTCTTCCGTCGTCTTTGCAGttatacaaaaaagaaagcttcaGCTTCCAAATAAGAGGAGCACTTTGCCACGTGTGCGCCCACTTACTTAATCTCCGCTATCTGAGATCCATTAACACAAGtccggacaaatttttgaacggacaaAAACGTGCACGGTCCGCCTTTCGTTCACACGGGACCAGCGCGCTATACCGCATCAGTGGGCAGTTGTTCAGGCAGTCCTGCTTCATGGTGCTTCTTAGGTAGTTCTTGAGCCGTCTGTGCGCAGCAAATGTGCGCTGTGATGTCGCCGATGCCATAGGTAATTTTACTAGCGATATTTTCGGCACCAAAACGTGGGACAGGCAGCCCCGCCTCCCCCCCCTGCTCCGCCGCCTATGATATTGCATTAAGTACAATTGAGAGAAAGTTCGATTCATCTTCTTCTTGCAGAGGGTAACATCTGCTTATGTCATAATTACGATCTTGTTTTGATCGCGCATTTACTGGGTGGGAGGGTTGAGATTGCGTATGTCGCTGTGATATTGTAGTATTAATtctgtattttgttttattcacgGGTTAACTAGACAGCTCGCgtcttagcctgcgagcaagctcacCTCTTTGGGCGAgcgaacgcgcgagcgagccgcgagagaacgcgcgagcgagcagcgagaagagcttgctcgcaggctacttgcGTCTCAACCTTGTTAACGAAGGTTACCCCGCTTGAAAATGAATATGAGAATGCGAGAATTCCTTGAGGATTGATAAGTTTTGTATCATTTGGTAAAGTATCGTTTAAAGATACTGAGTATGGCTTACCGTGCCCTCAGGAAGTACTGTTGCGGCGGCTAATGGTGGGGTTTAAAAGATTTGTTAAGATATGTGACTATGTTTCTTGTAAATAGCATCCTTAAACAGAGTGGAATTGTACCATCAGATGATGCAACGTACCAGGTTAGAAGAATGATTTGATCTGCCTTTTTTACAACTTCAAACTCTGTCTCTGTTTATACTAGTTAAATCTGTAGGTAGCTGTTTTTAACACGTGGATACGCGAAGCGTAGAAACGGGTTTTTGTTGGGACTGcgatatgcaaatgtgtcactCGCTCACTCAGGTGTAGAATCTTCGTAATTAGTCGGCCCCGAACGAACCGAGTCGGACGCCATATTAGAACGCGAGCCTCACTCTCGTGTTTGCGCGGTCGCTCAGTGATGTGAGCGTGTGGTGATTTCGAACAGGGCGATGAGATGTCTTACCGAAGTGGACTTCAAATGTTTGCAATTATGACCAACTGGAAGACTGAATTTCAtaagcctttgactcgtccaggcgttaaacatgacgaggagatgagcatttgctcttcgacccCTCAAGCTCACAGGGGGTATataaattccagcttgctggaaAGTGACCTGAAAATGAGTGAATCTCATGCTAATGTGGTAAGCTTTGATGAGAATGTGTCGACTTTGTCGAACTTATATGAACGAAACGAACACTTGTTAATGAACGAAACAACTGTTGAAAACATGACAACCATTGGCACAGTTTACGAATCGATGATGCGAAACCAAAGAACTTATTTGGCCAACCAGGACAACAAACATCGGTTGGAAGACGAATGTACTGATTTCAGCTTAAATACTAGCAGGAATGGAGTTGGAGAAGTATCGAAACGATCAAGAAGTAAGTCAAAGTTTTCTTGTAAATATGGAGGCGCCCGACGTGACAGAGAAGCATCGAGATTACAATGtaagaaaatcattaaaatgttcaaaaagagCAAGTCAAGTAGAAAATGTATTAAGCGTTATATTATGTACAATACACCATATTCGTCTATAAAACTTTTTATCCATTGATTTCCGAATTTACCTTACAACTAGATTGTGTAGAAGTAGACCTGTTGGCAGAAATACTTGTTCAGCTTACTGTTGTGTGACTCATCATATTTATTTGGTAAAAACAAGAACtagtaaacataaaaatatggaTGTATTGCTTTGTGTTAATGATTCTTGTGGGTTGAATAACTGTTATTCAATAAAGTGTaataaacaacaagaaaagtattgtttttCAAGGGCAAATATATTTACTTCAGGTGACATTGAGTTGAACCCAGGTCCTGCAAATGCTTATATGTTGCTGCAATCTAGATTAGCTCAACAAGGCTTGTCAACATTAGATGTTGGTGGTGCAGGTGACTGTTTCTTTAGAGCAGTATCTCATCAACTGTATGGAGAACCTAGCTATCATATGAACATTCGTTGTGCTACATGATTTACTTTATCCACGTGTTCACCATAGGTCTACTTTGATTTGAAAACGTCACCGCCAAATAGACCTCCTCCGGccaatataaaaactaagagtatAACCCGGTATTActgttttttcttctcctcctttctttctcctcACTCTCAGTTGCCggctatttttccttttcttttgtcttcGTTAGTGTAATTTCGGCCTTATTGGACACGAAAAAAACCTGCGTTTTGGCCCTTTCCATTCTGCAAATCTCGCTAGATTccgcgttttcaaaaatccgaccccattaaaggggctgtgtctcggcagtccagttcattttgtttaattttgccaattactcgccctcaatcgttATGGAACTGAAAGTAAGCAAGGAAATTAcatgaaaaaggcaaaatcagagattcgagacaaacaaatatgtctcctgagcattatttttgaatttgcaaacagcagagatcaactttgaaaaactgttaggctgaacagttttcaaaaaccgtcatttcaatccgtttcaatcttcttcagttttgcccatccgtggcatctgttgtgttattttaaccttcctttaatgttttaagcggttatttatatgtttcttttaatttaacgggcattttgcaATAACCTGATTTGGCTGACTTTCGTGACACATTTCCTTTAAAGGACTTACACTTGATGTTTATACGTATGTGAAGCGGATATTTACGACCTTGAGATTGGTGAACAAATAAGACAACTTTATTTATATATCGTGCTCTTTGGCCTTTGTCTTGGAATAAAATGTCGTGGCTCGTATTAAGTGTTGAAGCTTTGccgtttttttttaccttccttttttctttcgcAGGTGAAGGAAATTCAAGGCGTCCTTTTTGACTTCTTTCGAGTTCGTTTCAGAATGACTTGCTACAAAACCGAGGTAACTGGCTCATATTGGCACGTTTGTAGCTTGTCACGTGTTTTAGGGTTTACATTGTCTTAGTACCGGTTTGTTCAAACGTTTGATAGCGCAATCAACCTggtaagtattagggaaaccagtaGGACCAGTAGGACGCCGTTGTACCATAACAAGCAGAATCCTTTGGTCTTCCCTTTTCTTTGAGGAAATTAAGGAGTTTTTTTAGGCTATTTTCTTGGATTGGGAAATTGAAACAAGAAAGCGGAAACGAAATCAACTCTGGTCGTTATAGTCAAATGATGTCAACTTGAAAAtggccaagagccataatggctctttaAATGGCTATTGCGttttccactggatagagataaAATACACTGGACGAcgttatccatcttttgaacaactggggcctgattgGTTGCTGAAACTAGCGGTGGCATTTCCAGCCAATCAATAGGTGTGGTAATGCAATCGCAATCACGTGAGTGACTTGAAACGCTCCAACAGAggtaccttattacatgaaattttcgcgacacgttaatttcgcgattttacGATGCGCGTATTTCGCGAcaattaaatttcgcgattttcgcGAAATTTTTGTACTTTGAATGACTTTAATTTCGTGATGTTTAGTAAGACGCTATTTATTTAACTTATCCTTGAGGCAAATAGAACAACCTCATTTACAATAACGTCAAAATTTATAACAAGAGATGCAGCGACAGGTCTATATGAGAACAGTAACATCAAAGTTCTAACAATTTTCACACGAATTTTACGCTTGTTCGTTAATTTTAGTCAGTTGACCATGATCTCCATAGCCGTTTGTGTAAATTCGTCCTTTCTTCATTATTAGCTGTTATTGATATATCGTTGTTCACTTAATTTTCGCGTCATGTTATGCTCGCGACAATTATTGTTCGCATCACGTTAATTTcgcgaatttaaaaaaatcgcgaaatttaagtgTCGCGAAAATCTCATGTAATAAGGTATTTATGCGCAGCAATAGCGGCGAGTTTTTGCAGCGACATCAGTGCGATCTAAATGcgcttttattattattattattattattattattattattattattattaaatgtgtgTTCTATTAAATAATAAGTATATATACAAATATGACGGACAGAAATTGGTAAACCGCGAGAATCGCCATGTAGTTGCGCTAAACGTCGATCGTCATCGAATTTGCTGCGCCTCAACTTCGATAACTCGTGCTGAAATCATCGCCTGTGTACAGTTTtgatctggccccagttgttcaaaagctggatagtgctatccacaggataaatcactatccagcggctaagtattagggaaatcaattgcgctatccattgggtagagatttatccggtggatagtgatGTCCACCTTTTTAAACAACTGTAGCTGGACAAATTTCCCATGTACCTCCCCTTGGCTCTGCAATTGACGCAAAACTGTGGAAACGTCTTTCTTGGGCCGAACCAAAAtgtgtatgaaaaatctgaaataTTTTTCGTCGCCTGGAATCAAGATATGTTTTAGCAACAAATTGCTTCCAGTGGGTTCGAAAGGGAAATCGCCTGTATAGACCGTCTGCGATTTAGTGCACGATATCGTATTAGAAAACCACAGACGAACAATACCAATGGTTCTGACGATACGTGGGCCAGCTGTAACGCAGGCTACGGctagtgaaattgtataccgTGTGTAAGACACAAGACCCTAAAGttcataccctgttcagcggaaAAGGCCCGTTCGGGCCAAATAAGAGTGTGCCCCGCCCCTTTCCCCGGGGGCAAAACCGAACCAATCTTATCAcgccaaaaaaaatttcgacACTGAAATTGATAATCACTCTGAATCTGTTATTGCTGTCGGTTATCATTCGTTTCCATCCTCCAAAATGAGCTTTGACACCTTATGGTACCCACACAAAGTAATACCTTACAGAGAAGGGAGTGCATTGACTATAGTAATTAAAGTTAAGCACTGACTTTGGTGATAACACTAAATATAGTGATTAGGGCTAAGCATTTCCTGTTACggtagtgattagggttaagctcTAACTCGATATGGTACACTTTAATTGGCTGTTCATCAAAAACGTTCTGCTCAGGAAATCATGGTGTTGAGGTATGGGCAATGAGCTACAGTTCTGAGACCTGGATCAATTCCCGATAACGTCTCCCTgactattttcttcttcttcttgaaaATTTGAAGAGATTTAGAAATTTAATGTAGGTGTAAGTGATATGGGAAGGTCATTTTTGAGGGTGGGAAGGAGAgatattagagagcttaagGGAAGACGTTGTGGGGCGACGCTTTTCAAACGGAAATCAGGCCTTTTTCTGTCTAAGATGCATTGACACTACCAAATATGTACTGCTAAGTTTTATTACTCTTTTAGAGCCAATTTGGCCGAAAAATTGggcaaaaaacatgcaaaaagtccacttctggttgactagactgcaaaacagtccgtatttttgcgtattcaagtacgcgcgagtaGTCAAATGGGCGTGTGAGGctctcgcgcttcgcgcgcgtaagactcttacgccacgctttaccgatttctttactgattttgagaaaaaaaccgactgttttgcagtctactggttgacgtgcgtcgctcctCTCCTGACCATGTCAGGAGaggaggatattgctgttttaggtcaattctgtgatGAAGTCATTACGGCTGCCCACCTatcccttccctaagccaacattttgccctgagtgagaagtaagtgttaatgttagcttaggggaggggtaggtggcgtcattacttagtgcctttatCCACACAAAATGTaacctgtgaacaggcctttggtcgagcggggaacTAGGAACTTTCCCTTTCCTTactatttttttccccaaacagagagcctgttcacaggttACACATAATGCTCCTGTGGagatatgaacaagacaacgtAAGGCCGGAGTACTAAccataacagtttttttttagttttgctgGCATTgcattaaaacttgaagaaGTTCGCCCAACTTCTATCTATTTCCATCCTCGTCATCCGTTTCGACAgacaacaggaaacagtttcaatgcttaAATATagccttaaataacaaaacaagaccagtatttttgaaattcagttGATGTGAGAAAcgtttttggtttttaattaaaaaggtAGCAAAAAAGCGTGAGAAAGTCTCTTTATGCTCCCTAATGGTTATTTTCCTTCATTGTAGGGTATGGGCCAGATGCTTGATAGTGTAGAGTTGTGCCTGGATAAAACTGATCTCAGCTTGATTGATTGCCAGGACAGCAATCCTGATTGTGACTTCAGCAAACCAGTGCAATATCCACCTATTATTTACCCAAGTGACTTGGTATAAGACCAGCTATCAGATCTCCGAACTGTTAGTGTACTGCAAAACTGTAAAAACAAGCTTTAATCTTGGTGCTAAGCTGAGCTTGGCTTAGTTTTAGCTTTAAACATGACTTTAGAGGAATACATTTGGTTAGTCAGCTTAGATTAAGGTgtaggggtggagggggggggggggggggggaagtaaCTGTTTAATAAGCAggtcattttttgtctttttggtGTGAAACACCCGGGTCTATGACTGAAAACTGAAGTACTTAAAATAAAAGCCTAGTTGAAGCCTGGTTAAAATGAGCAACCTTTCCCTTTTTATCTAAATATTATGGAAGTAATTAAAAGCATAATAGAAGCAGTAGGCCTCAATGGGAGCAACCGATAACCACAATCAGGGACCTCCTGCCACAATTAAGTGATTTTAACGTTCAATTCGTTTTTGCCTATCTCCTATCGTGAAATGCAGTCTCCAAACGTTATTGTTACaactataaaaataaaattaaaaactattaCATGTTGTTCATGCGAGGCTTTAAATCCTGTGGTCTCTATTTTCTACTTTTTCTTACTGATATTCTTTACcattttttccagctttttcctGGGAACATTTAGTTAAAAGCAAGAGATCAACAAGggtgaaaaaaatcttgagaAACGATTATTCTGCCCGCGTTTCGAGGATTTGGTTTACAGGTAAACCAACACTTAACTTTGGTTTCCTATCCTCTTGAATAGGATTGATAAAACGAGAGATGTAATTCTCCCGCGCGCGTTTCGACGATTCCCTACAGAGGTAAACCAACACTTATCATTGATTTCCTATCTTCTTGAATATTTGTGACGTGATTCTTTCGTGCGCGTTTCGAGGATTTGCTGCACAGGTAAATCAACACTTAACATTAATTTCCTATCCCTTCTAGGCTAATCCTTTTCATACAGTTCCCGCCACTTTTCGTCAGGTCAAGAAACACTTGCATTAGTAAAAGCTCCGTTTCGGTTGCTCTTCGTCTTTGGCTTATGGCACCAAAGAATCCTAATGAATGCGTGCTTAAAATCTTGGTGCAACGCGGCGTACAAAACAGGATTCACCGCCCcgttaagaaaaacaaaaactgttgaAATGTACTCAAGCGCGCGCGGGACATCTTCACGACTCGCGAAGATCGCCCAAACATTCGCGATTCCACGTGGGATCCAGCAGAATACAAAAGCCATGATGACGGCTAAAAGCGTTCTAGTTACCCTTGCTTCCATGGCTTTCCGCCGTCTACCTCGTCTCAAGGCAGCAGCACATGTCTGAGCGACCTGAGCGTTGCGGTTATCATCAGTGAACCCTGACTCGGTGATGTCATCCCTTGAAACAGCAAGATTATGAAACGAAATTGCTCCGGCTGGGCTTGCTGTGACAGTGCTAAAGTTTGACTCCGTACTTTCTTTGCCTGACCCATTTTCCGTCAATTCTATACTCGTAGCTGTCTCAAAAACTTTCTTTCCCTGCGATCTTACGAGTCGGTAAACGTTTAGGTAAAGAATCCCTCCTATTATACAAGGTAGGAAGTAGCACATTACTTGAACTGTAATCGCATAAGCAATTTCCTCAGACCACAAAATGTTGCAAAACAGAGTGCCGTGGATAAATCCAAGCTTTCCCCATCCAAAGAAAGGCATTAAGGTCCAAATGAGAGAATATAGCCAACTTAACACTAC containing:
- the LOC140942582 gene encoding 5-hydroxytryptamine receptor 1B-like, with the protein product MANKSSSRFQANLSYTDAVASLTDGSLLSVISLGCVMAFATFGNILVLLAVYRTKRLRTTAAILVVNLAIVDLSITITVVPFVMATAVTQQWILPWVICKLTGFINAFLTAGQIMALVHISINRYIAVALPHSYETKCTKQATIFSVVLSWLYSLIWTLMPFFGWGKLGFIHGTLFCNILWSEEIAYAITVQVMCYFLPCIIGGILYLNVYRLVRSQGKKVFETATSIELTENGSGKESTESNFSTVTASPAGAISFHNLAVSRDDITESGFTDDNRNAQVAQTCAAALRRGRRRKAMEARVTRTLLAVIMAFVFCWIPRGIANVWAIFASREDVPRALEYISTVFVFLNGAVNPVLYAALHQDFKHAFIRILWCHKPKTKSNRNGAFTNASVS
- the LOC140942587 gene encoding ribonuclease Oy-like, whose product is MMFLPVFAVALLCQTATSFSIFSRTDLSVDADFNLFILTQWWPQTMCYDQMTEENFKRVKMNQTKSCVPEGVTKWTIHGLWPTIGTEHKPEYCNESWPFSKSVIQDLLPKLERQWPTLESGQENAEFWKHEWDKHGTCSTNISFLNSEHKYFTTTLSLNVKYDLYSILKQSGIVPSDDATYQVKEIQGVLFDFFRVRFRMTCYKTEGMGQMLDSVELCLDKTDLSLIDCQDSNPDCDFSKPVQYPPIIYPSDLV